CTAgggtgtccaatttattttacttttactttcaCAACAAACAATCAGAGTAGGTAAATTAATTGTGCTAGTCATTAATTATAGAGAAACATGGCAACGCtagaatatttatttaaattttttcaactAATACCACACATGTCATATAGATATATTATTACAtgcaatttaaatattttgtacaATAATTAATGGCCCAAGAAACATTAATGTTATAGTGTGGTATTAagtggtaaaaaaaatgattttggtaTAAAAAAGGTAAAGATTTTAACccgtttttattattatctaaaTTGTCATAAAAGGATGCTTGAGTTACTCGACAATTattcttaatttaattttagaagATAAGAGATTCGTTGGTTATCTATCAATCATCTTTGCTATCGTGAACTATGAATCCATCCATCTATACTTATATAGGGTTATAGTGTATTTAAATAAATGGATGGGGTGTTCATGACATTCTTTTCCAAAAGGTTATGATTGGAATGACCATTGAATTTGCTTAATTAAATGATAAAAGACAAAATTTTCGAGAGTATTGAAAACAAATACCTAAGGCGACGAAACTAGCtattaaacaaaaattaaaaaatgaaaacacacacgcacacgcacTCTTCCCTATTTCTcacttctctcttccctcttacGTAAACGGCTTACTCTGCCCACACACACTTCGAAACAGACATATTTGTCGTTCATGCCTGGCCTGGATATCAAACCTTGCGAAACAAAAAGTTTATCAAAAGCGATAAATCTTTTCTCGCCTTTGGTGCCAATTTGGCCTAAAAATTGACTCCTGAGGCGACGAATTTTTGTTGCCATAAATCTGGTCAATCAATGAACTCTCGTCTAGGGTCAATTTAGGGTGCCTAATTTATTTCGCCGCATTTTCAAAGAGGGCTAGTTTTATCATTTGTCACCGTTGgtatttagataaaaaaataaaaataaaaaataaaaaaaagtctcGCCATAGACAATGAAAACGGAGCAAACAAAACGAAGGGTTTGcggcaaaaaaaataaattattgtctCTGTCTAAGGCGAAAAAATTTGGACATAAGGTGATAAAAATGATTTGTCGCCTTAACCAAACTTTTTGTGTAGTACTGATCCTAGAGAATAAATTACTCGTCCTTCATCAGtctttgattttccaaaaggtTTCTGTTCCCCCTCCAAATCATCATAAAGGCTCTCGTTATATGTACATAGATTCATAAGTATAATGAATATCGAgtatgagaaagagagagagagagagagtcatctTTTATTAATCCATCTAAATCACCCACAGCTTACATTTAGTCCTTATCTTCTCCTATCAATCAAAGGCAGCAAGTGCAAAACCCACTTCGATGAGGGAAAACCACAAACTTTATACAAATGAAGCCCAGAAAATATATATGGGACTTGAAGTTAGTGAGTCGTTAGACGCGATAGAACCCAATGGCTCCAAAAATTAGGATTACCCATAGAGAGAAGTATCTTAAAAAGGAGAAGCTTCAATCTTTTGcaagcttcatcttgaatatcTTCTCTCTATGCAAAACCCCATCCTAACACACCATCTCCTTGATCTCCGACTCATCTAATTATGGACGCGAGAGACTGAAAAACAACTTCCTCGCACGGAAGCGTGATGCCCATGTCATGGTCGAATCCGAACTCCTCTTCGGCTTGTTGGAGAAGGCACTGAAAATCGGGATGAGATAGGAAAGATAATGGGACGATGTATCTGCCCCTGCTTTCCCCAACGTAAACGGCAAAATGGCCCTTCGGCACATCGAGCGGGAGGCCGTCCTCGGGGTCATAGCCGTGCAATTTCTTGCCAAGGCTCGAGCATCTCTTGAGGATTTGCTTGATGAATGCAGCTTGTGGTAGTTTGTTCTGTTTCCTAAGGGCCATTTCTTAGATTGTGGGTAGAGTtctctaagagagagagagagagagagagagagagagagagattgggcaATTGAGTGAAGTTGGGTGTTGTGGTGGAGGGTGAAGTGACGGGGTATTTATGTTTGTGGGCGCAAGAGAGAGATGTTGGCAACCATTGTGATCCGTCAATTCAACATAAGAAAATATGACATCTAATTGTCTGGGAGGTAAATAGGTCAGGAAACATAGTGGGAGCCATGCCCGAATGGATACTGGTATTCTGTGTTGGCAGTTTTAGGCAACATGGACCCCCTTCTCTTTTATCCTCTTATGCTGATGACATGATAGAGAGCAACTATAAATTCTAGTTGGGAAATTAATGATTTAAACACAAAAGAGGGAAGAAATAGAGGATTTGGGAAATCTGTAAAAAGTGTGTTACTTTCTGATAAAGACCTTATATGTATAAGactatttataataaaatgtaTGGACACAATAAAGGCAAAGATATACAGAAGATACTTTCCTAATTGGACATGTTTTAATTTCTAACTAAATTGATTTACTCAACCActtcaagaaaagaaaccaTATCTCCAATAATCCGTATCTCTAACACTCCCCTTCAAGCCGGCAATTTATATATGTTGAAAACACCaagtttaattaattgatgCATGTGTTGTATTTGGCATAGAGATTTGGTGAAAGCTGTTTTGTAGTTTCTATTCCTCTCATATTCTTTATTCCTTCTCGAATTTTAtctcgagtgaaatgacaattaacatctatgtgttttgttctttcatggaTTATCGGATTTGCTAGAAATTTGAGAGTAACATTGTTGTCACAACATAAGGTGGTTGGTCCTTTTACCCGTATGCCAAGATCTTGAAGCAAGCTTTGTATCTAGATTATTTTACAAATGATCTTTAGTTATGGTTCTATATTCAGATTCTATTATGCAATGAAACAGTcgattgttttttttccccatgaAAGCAACGATTCTCCCATCTTAACACAAAATATGGTagtagattttttatttatgggaCAAATGACATAATTAAGACAAGTGACATAATCTGTGTCACAATGAGCTTGTCATCTCCATATAACAATCTTGAGATAGAAGTATTTCTAGTCCTAGACATCCGTTCAAGTTTTTTTCACAACTTTCAACACTACATTCATATGAGATTGCTTTCTGAATTATGCATAAACTAACTGAGAATCTATATTGCTATGATACCAATGTTTGGTGGTTTTGAACTCTCTCATGCTAAAAGCTAGCTCAAATGGTGAGATTTTATCTTATACTTATAAACTGGCTGTCACTTTTGTCCACAACCAATGTAGATAATCTCAACAATCTACCTTCACACATTGAGCCCTAGGTCAAAGCAGTAATAACCCGTATCTCCCTATGAACActcgctttgataccatgacACGTGACATGAAATAGAAAAGAGACGGAGGATTTGGGAAATTTGTAAATGGTGGTACTTTCCGATAGAGACCTTGTATGTCTAGAGTCTCTATTTCTAATACAATGCATGGatacaacaaaggaaaagataTACTAGAGATACTTTCCTAATTGTACATTATTTAATTCCCAACTACATTGATTTACTCAATCCTTCCAGGAAAAGGAACCGTATCTCCAACAAAGATATTTAagtaaatagttttttttttttttggtcggtatgtAAATAGTTAAAAACGCCTCTTTTGCATGAATCTAGTTTACCGGACTTATCCTCactaaaaagtagaaaaaaaggtGATAATCACCTTAGCATTTTCGGCCAGATTTAACCGACAGAGTAATCGCTTTTCATTAGTTAAACGACCTAATTGAATATATGACGATCTAGGTTGATTGTGGAAAGCTTTTGGCTCCATAATAAAGATGGATGGTTCCAGCCAACGATCATAATTAGTTGTTTGGTTAGCGTTAGGTCCTGTAGCATCTGTAAAGTTACGGGATTCCTGCGCCAACTGACCATTAGGATGTCTAATTAAGTACACCACCTGAATCTTAAAAGAGCACCTTTCCCTCTATTTTACGCCTATAGAAAATATCCCTTCTCTCTCAATCTGCATTTCcattttgaaatacttgaacaGACCATAAACCAGAAAGATAACAATAGCGAATAAAAAATCTCAACGTGGTATCACGGACCATCACAGAGTGCCGTGCAGCACAAATTCCTGAAGTCAGTTTTGTTTTTATCTGGTTGGTTGGATTCTAATTTTGTCACGAATAAGTTATTAATAAAAGGTAAATAATATCCATCAACTGTTGTAAACTGTTACACATCAGGGACACTGCACAGGTGAAAGGTCTTTGTTTAGTCAATTTAAGGGATTTGTAAGGTATTTCATGAGTTTCTAGTCAGcgttgccaaaaaaaaatgcaaataaaagttTACTAAAAGTCATAAATTGTGATCACTGGTGTCAATTTTGCCTCAAAATTGACTCCTAAGGGGACGAATTTTTGGTGTCATAAACTTGATCAATGCAATGAACTTTTATCTTGGGTCAATCAATGGTGAAAAGAACGAGCTTTCTCATATTTGAGCAAAATAACTTTATATTTTCGCATTTAGTTTCAAAGACAACTAACTTTATCGTTCCTCGCCTTTAGTACCTATGTGACATTATCGCCTTAGACAAAGGAGACAGTGCGAACGAAACAAAgggtttacaaaaaaaaaaaaaaaaaaaaaaaaattgttgtcttTGCCTAAGGCCAAAAATATTGAACTTAAGGTGATAAAAAATTTTGTCGCCTTAGCGAATTTTTTTGTGTAGTGTTGatctaagaaaattaaaagtactTGTTCTTCATCAGTCTTTAATTTTCCGAAAGGTTTCTGTTCCCTTtccaaatcatcataaaaactCTCTATAGATCCATAAGTATAACGAATATTGAGTATGTATttagtaagagagagagagagagagagagagagagagagtcatctTCGTTTAATCCATCTTAATCACCCACAGCTTACATTTAGTCCTCATCTTCTCCTCTCAATCAAAGGCAGCAAGTGCAAAACCCACTTCGATGAGGGAAAACCTCCAACTTTATACAAATGAAGCCCAGAAAATATATCTGGGACTTAAAAGTAAGAGAGCCGTTAGAAACAATAGAACCCAATGCCAATGGGTccaaaaattaggattaatCACAGAGAgaagtatttaaaaaaagagaagcttCAGTCTTTTGCGAGCTTCATCTTGAACATCTTCTCTCTATGCAAAACCCCACCATCCTAACACACCATCTCCTTGATCTCCGACTCATCTAATCATGGACGCGAGAGACTGAAAAACAACTTCCTCGCATGGAAGCGTGATGCCCATGTCATGGTCGAATCCGAACTCCTCTTCGGCTTGTTGGAGAAGGCACTGAAAATCGGGATGAGATAGGAAAGATAATGGGACGACATATCTGCTCCTGCTTTCCCCAACGTAGACGGTGAAATGGCCCTTCGGCACATCGAACGGGAGGCCGTCCTTGATGTCATAGCCGTGCAATTTCTTGCCTAAGCTTGAGCATCTCTTGAGGATTTGCTTGATGACTGCAGCTTGTGGTAGTTTGTTCGGCTTCGTAAGGGCCATTTCTAGGATTGTGTTAGAGCTctgactgagagagagagagagagagagagagagttgagtgACGTTGGGTGTTGTGATGGAGGGTGAACTGATGAGGTATTTATGTTCATGGGCGCAAGAGAGATATGCTGGCAACCTTTGTGATCCTTCAAATCGACGTAAGAAAATAAGACATAATGTttatattatgtgatttattgaCGCGATGCTGTCAAACTTGAATCTTAAAATAGTACCTTCCCCTTTATTTTACGCCTTCAGAAATATTCGTTCTGTCTCAACTTGCATTTCCTTTCTGAAATATTCGAACAACCCCAATAAACCAGAAAGATTCCATTACATGATAAAGCTCAACATGGTATCACGGACCAGAAATACTTTACAGTACAAACTCCTGAAGtcagttttgtttttatttgattgGCTGTATTCTGATTCTCTCAcgaataattgaaaaaagagagaaaaatgatatCCACGATCTCGGTGCAAATTGCTCCGGGTTATGAtcatttgcacaaattaaaggTTCGCCATGTAGCCGGTTCATAAAATTTATAAGATGTTTCATGAGCCTTTAGGTAGCCATGCCTCCACGGCGATGCCCCAAGattaaaaacttaaaagcaaaaaaaaggataattatgggtaagttctaaaatttgtcacggtAATTTCATAAGTCTAAATCCTAAAGCTTGCAACTTCAATTtactagagtttttttttttttttgttaactcGTTAGTTTTAAATTGACAGAAAATACCATGTTgccttttcataattttttgaatactaAACGACGATTAATAAAAGA
This Eucalyptus grandis isolate ANBG69807.140 chromosome 7, ASM1654582v1, whole genome shotgun sequence DNA region includes the following protein-coding sequences:
- the LOC104455504 gene encoding auxin-responsive protein SAUR50-like — protein: MALRKQNKLPQAAFIKQILKRCSSLGKKLHGYDPEDGLPLDVPKGHFAVYVGESRGRYIVPLSFLSHPDFQCLLQQAEEEFGFDHDMGITLPCEEVVFQSLASIIR
- the LOC104453394 gene encoding auxin-responsive protein SAUR50 produces the protein MALTKPNKLPQAAVIKQILKRCSSLGKKLHGYDIKDGLPFDVPKGHFTVYVGESRSRYVVPLSFLSHPDFQCLLQQAEEEFGFDHDMGITLPCEEVVFQSLASMIR